From the genome of Colletotrichum higginsianum IMI 349063 chromosome 4, whole genome shotgun sequence, one region includes:
- a CDS encoding D-aminopeptidase produces MCRVVEALVVCCSEQCVAEPSENRLLLLRLTPKPEPVFLLCEQANKMSYQNDGSFLGMPIIVTCPVMCSDLAHTSYKHRLWLTCTASREVMESRAERLAPCKDRLATGHAETVSVHGGYDGSTLLGHERIRMSEGTQRIDGDWTCCAAGECVNDICDYRAAAILFSISTQAPNAESDISDVQEGGYTDMSENETEHETENKDEATIVVRGHCGGCISCGFGQQSDS; encoded by the coding sequence ATGTGCCGGGTGGTCGAAGCCCTCGTCGTTTGCTGCAGCGAGCAGTGCGTCGCCGAGCCGAGCGAGAACCgcctgctgcttctccgCCTCACGCCGAAACCTGAACCGGTCTTCCTTCTCTGCGAGCAGGCAAACAAGATGAGCTATCAAAACGACGGTAGTTTCCTCGGAATGCCCATCATAGTCACTTGCCCCGTCATGTGCTCCGACCTCGCTCATACCTCCTACAAACATCGGCTCTGGCTGACCTGTACTGCCTCTCGCGAGGTCATGGAGAGCCGAGCAGAGCGTCTCGCTCCATGCAAAGATCGTCTCGCCACTGGTCACGCTGAGACCGTTTCGGTTCACGGTGGCTACGACGGCAGCACCCTCCTTGGACACGAACGCATTCGGATGAGTGAGGGCACGCAGCGTATTGATGGTGATTGGACCTGCTGCGCCGCTGGCGAGTGCGTCAATGACATTTGCGACTACCGCGCGGCTGCCATTTTGTTCAGCATCTCTACGCAAGCGCCGAATGCCGAGAGTGACATATCCGATGTTCAGGAGGGTGGGTACACGGATATGAGTGAGAATGAGACTGAGCATGAGACTGAGAATAAGGACGAAGCCACGATTGTGGTCCGCGGTCACTGCGGCGGCTGCATTAGTTGTGGATTTGGTCAACAGTCAGATAGTTGA